In the Bordetella genomosp. 10 genome, one interval contains:
- a CDS encoding NAD(P)H-dependent flavin oxidoreductase, with protein MNALQRLREQTRLPVIAAPMFLVSGPDLVIAQCAAGVIGTFPTLNARPQEQLPEWLARIERGLAEARRAQPGRPVAPYGVNLIVHDSNPRWRGDLEICVAHRVPLVITSLHAPDEVVPAVHAYGGLVLHDVTTVRHARRALEAGVDGLILVAAGAGGHAGRLNPIALVNEIRAFYDGPLVLSGCISHGKDILAARVLGCDFAYVGTQFIATGESLASERYRNMVIEATVDDVVYTPYFSGVPANYLAPSIRAAGLDPSALDAQPANAVNMDKSTRPKAWKDVWSAGQGVGAVQEVLPTAVLVEQLIGEYEAARRALA; from the coding sequence TCGTTTCCGGCCCGGACCTGGTCATCGCGCAGTGCGCCGCGGGCGTGATCGGCACCTTCCCGACGCTGAACGCGCGGCCGCAGGAACAACTGCCCGAATGGCTGGCGCGCATCGAGCGCGGCCTGGCCGAGGCGCGGCGGGCGCAGCCCGGCCGTCCCGTCGCGCCGTACGGCGTGAACCTCATCGTGCACGACTCCAACCCGCGCTGGCGCGGCGACCTCGAGATCTGCGTCGCGCACCGCGTGCCGCTGGTCATCACCTCGCTGCACGCGCCCGACGAGGTGGTGCCGGCGGTGCATGCCTATGGCGGCCTGGTGCTGCACGACGTCACCACCGTGCGCCATGCGCGCAGGGCGCTGGAAGCGGGCGTGGACGGGCTGATCCTGGTGGCCGCGGGCGCCGGCGGCCACGCCGGGCGCCTGAACCCGATCGCGCTGGTCAACGAGATCCGCGCCTTCTACGACGGTCCCCTGGTTCTTTCCGGCTGCATCAGCCACGGCAAGGACATCCTCGCGGCCCGGGTCCTGGGCTGCGATTTCGCCTACGTCGGCACGCAGTTCATCGCCACCGGCGAGTCGCTGGCGTCCGAGCGCTATCGCAACATGGTGATCGAGGCCACGGTGGACGACGTGGTCTACACCCCGTATTTCTCGGGCGTGCCGGCCAACTACCTGGCGCCCAGCATCCGCGCCGCCGGCCTGGACCCGTCCGCCCTGGACGCCCAGCCCGCCAACGCCGTCAACATGGACAAGAGCACCCGGCCCAAGGCCTGGAAGGACGTCTGGAGCGCCGGCCAGGGGGTGGGCGCCGTCCAGGAAGTGCTGCCCACTGCGGTGCTGGTGGAACAGCTCATCGGCGAGTACGAAGCGGCTCGCCGGGCCCTGGCCTAG